A window of Conger conger chromosome 13, fConCon1.1, whole genome shotgun sequence contains these coding sequences:
- the LOC133107474 gene encoding trace amine-associated receptor 13c-like: MSIAVAVTLTVCGNLLVIISICHFKQLQTPTNFLLLSLAMSDLLVGVIVMPLYFTMLIDRQRCFSTVYCTIFHVTAFYLTFVSIYNVALIAVDRCFAICYPFQYSMKMTLNATLRLISILWLSSIIYNMVVLYFNGNIPDLRENITCIECAVQFTEIWAIVDCLVIFIVPCLTIMIMYLKIFSVAKNHANKIRCAQKCTKTNNSSVTSERKAAKAIGVLVSVFLLCIVPFYICAFLEAYISNNAVHVAAANALTLMYLNSAINPIIYALFYPWFQRCVKLILTYRIFSAGSSDLNVLATK, encoded by the coding sequence ATGTCTATAGCAGTAGCCGTGACACTGACAGTGTGTGGAAACCTGCTTGTGATCATCTCCATCTGCCACTTCAAGCAGCTTCAAACACCAACTAattttctcctgctctctctggccATGTCAGATTTACTTGTTGGAGTAATTGTGATGCCCCTCTACTTTACTATGTTGATAGATCGACAAAGGTGCTTTAGCACAGTATACTGCACAATATTTCATGTCACAGCATTTTACCTTACTTTTGTCTCAATTTATAATGTAGCTTTAATTGCAGTGGACAGATGTTTTGCTATCTGTTACCCTTTTCAGTACTCCATGAAAATGACATTGAATGCAACTTTGAGATTAATATCCATACTGTGGTTGTCTTCAATAATCTACAATATGGTTGTTCTTTATTTTAATGGGAATATTCCTGACTTGAGGGAAAATATCACATGTATTGAGTGTGCTGTTCAGTTTACTGAAATATGGGCCATTGTTGACTGTCTAGTTATATTTATTGTGCCCTGCTTAACGATTATGATCATGTACCTGAAAATCTTCTCTGTTGCAAAAAACCATGCAAATAAAATTCGGTGTGCCCAAAAGTGCACAAAAACGAATAATAGTTCTGTGACATCAGAAAGAAAAGCAGCAAAAGCAATCGGGGTTCTAGTGTCAGTGTTCCTTCTGTGCATTGTACCCTTCTATATATGTGCTTTCCTTGAAGCTTATATTAGTAACAATGCAGTGCATGTTGCAGCTGCAAATGCATTGACTCTTATGTATCTGAATTCTGCAATAAATCCTATAATTTATGCTTTGTTCTATCCGTGGTTTCAGAGGTGTGTAAAACTAATTTTAACATATAGGATATTCAGTGCAGGATCATCAGATTTGAATGTGCTTGCAACAAAATAG
- the LOC133108512 gene encoding trace amine-associated receptor 13c-like, whose translation MNLTEHQDVSGIHSNFSCLKTSTTATDVLLYTAVSVVVSLTVCGNLLVIISICHFKQLQTPTNFLLLSLAMTDFLVGVFVMPLYFTMLIEPQRCFGMVLCTIFNFAAFHLTSVSIYNVTLIAVDRWFALSNPLHYSMKMTVNVTLRLVSILWLTSFIYTMVLLYFNGNIDNAKVNITCSECVVVLDDVWATVDFILVFVVSCSMIIIIYLRIFAIARNHAKKIRSVQKSQKTNTDSTASERKAAKTLGVLVAVFLLCLVPSFVCTFFDAYISNEAVQLAVSITMTLLYLNSSINPVIYALFYPWFKTSVKLILTLKICDTESSVWNVLEKET comes from the coding sequence ATGAATCTCACAGAGCATCAAGATGTGTCCGGTATTCACTCCAACTTTTCCTGTTTAAAGACTTCAACAACAGCAACTGATGTGCTGCTGTATACGGCTGTATCAGTAGTTGTCTCGCTGACAGTGTGTGGAAACCTGCTTGTGATCATCTCCATCTGTCACTTCAAGCAGCTTCAAACACCAACTAatttcctcctgctctctctggctATGACAGACTTTCTTGTTGGGGTATTTGTGATGCCCCTCTATTTTACCATGTTGATAGAGCCACAACGGTGCTTTGGTATGGTGCTTTGcacaatttttaattttgcagcATTTCACCTCACTTCTGTGTCAATTTATAATGTAACTTTAATTGCAGTGGATCGATGGTTTGCACTCTCCAACCCTCTTCACTACTCCATGAAAATGACTGTGAATGTAACTTTGAGGCTAGTATCCATACTGTGGTTGACTTCATTCATCTACACTATGGTACTTCTTTATTTCAATGGAAATATTGATAATGCGAAAGTGAACATTACATGTAGTGAATGTGTTGTTGTGCTTGATGATGTATGGGCCACTGTTGACTTCATACTTGTATTTGTTGTATCATGTTCAATGATCATAATTATATACTTGAGAATTTTTGCTATTGCTAGAAATCATGCAAAGAAAATTAGGAGTGTCCAAAAGAGCCAAAAAACAAATACTGATTCAACAGCATCTGAAAGGAAAGCGGCAAAAACCCTTGGAGTTCTAGTCGCAGTCTTCCTACTGTGTTTAGTACCCTCCTTTGTGTGTACCTTCTTTGATGCATATATTAGTAATGAGGCTGTACAACTTGCAGTTTCAATTACAATGACTCTATTATATCTAAATTCATCAATCAATCCTGTCATTTATGCTTTGTTCTATCCATGGTTTAAGACATCTGTCAAACTCATATTAACACTTAAGATATGTGACACAGAATCTTCAGTCTGGAATGTGCTTGAAAAGGAAACATAG